From Miscanthus floridulus cultivar M001 chromosome 15, ASM1932011v1, whole genome shotgun sequence, the proteins below share one genomic window:
- the LOC136508288 gene encoding glutathione synthetase, chloroplastic-like, with product MAVAFSPSSTVTAGALRGGASLLGSCFLVLRSRGAGRLQSAVTTRSSRTWCAVIVGSTAVPEASAEEGRHGRRSSEQLALPPELVDELVEEALVWCSQHGLIVGDKNHPRSGKAPGVGLLHAPFSLLPMSFPKFYWDQALELAPLFNELVDRVSLDGEFLQQTLARTKEVDLFTKRLLDIHSEMMELKKEEEIRLGLTRSDYMVDGETGLLLQVELNTISTSSNGLACGVSELHRNLVRMHERELGLDQASVLGNTAITQHAGALARAWAQYNNTSAVVLVVVQQEERYMYDQYWITVALKERYGVRTIRKTLAAIEAEGNLRPDGTLVINGCPVAVVYFRAGYSPIDYPSEEEWRARTLIERSSAIKCPSISYHLVGTKKIQQELAKEYVLERFFDNKGDIKKVRQCFAGLWNLENDSIVMSAIESPELFVLKPQREGGGNNIYGDNLHETLVRLRKDGGNELAAFILMQRIFPPASPCYLVREGTCAKENAVSEFGVFGAYLRNKDKVIINDQCGYLMRTKAATLNEGGVVSGYAFLNSIFLT from the exons ATGGCCGTCGCCTTCTCCCCCAGCAGCACTGTAACGGCCGGTGCTCTGCGCGGCGGAGCTAGCCTGCTAGGCAGCTGCTTCCTCGTCCTGCGGTCGCGTGGCGCGGGGAGGCTGCAGTCGGCAGTGACAACGAGGAGTAGTAGGACGTGGTGCGCTGTCATCGTCGGGTCCACCGCGGTGCCCGAGGCCTCCGCAGAGGAAGGCCGCCACGGGCGGAGGTCGTCGGAGCAGCTGGCCTTGCCGCCTGAGCTGGTGGACGAGCTGGTGGAAGAGGCTCTCGTGTGGTGCTCGCAGCACGGCCTCATCGTCGGCGACAAGAACCACCCG AGATCTGGAAAAGCACCCGGTGTTGGTCTACTACACGCTCCATTTTCTCTTTTGCCAATGTCATTTCCAAAATTTTATTGGGATCAGGCGCTTGAGTTGGCTCCACTTTTCAACGAGCTTGTTGATCGTGTGAGCTTGGATGGGGAGTTCTTGCAACAGACTTTGGCAAG GACCAAAGAGGTCGATTTGTTCACTAAAAGGCTTTTAGATATTCACTCGGAGATGATGGAACTGAAGAAGGAAGAG GAAATACGTTTAGGTCTTACCAGGTCAGACTACATGGTAGATGGAGAAACTGGCTTGCTTCTTCAAGTGGAGCTCAACACCATTTCTACATCTTCCAATGGGCTTGCTTGTGGTGTATCAGAGCTTCACAG AAACCTGGTTAGGATGCACGAGAGGGAACTTGGTTTGGATCAAGCAAGTGTCCTTGGAAACACAGCTATCACCCAGCATGCTGGAGCGTTAGCTAGAGCATGGGCTCAGTACAACAATACAAG TGCAGTAGTTCTGGTGGTTGTTCAACAAGAAGAGAGATATATGTATGACCAGTATTGGATCACTGTTGCCCTGAAAGAAAG GTATGGGGTGAGAACTATCCGCAAAACTCTTGCGGCAATAGAAGCAGAAGGGAACCTCCGTCCTGATGGAACACTAGTCAT AAATGGGTGCCCGGTTGCTGTTGTCTACTTTAGAGCAGGTTACTCACCGATCGATTACCCTTCAGAAGAA GAATGGAGAGCAAGAACTTTAATTGAGCGTTCTTCTGCAATAAAGTGCCCTTCAATATCATATCATCTTGTTGGGACAAAAAAGATTCAACAGGAACTGGCAAAGGAATACGTGCTTGAGAG GTTCTTTGACAACAAAGGTGACATAAAAAAAGTACGGCAATGCTTCGCAGGACTCTGGAACTTGGAAAATGATAGTATAGTAATGTCTGCTATTGAATCTCCAGAGTTGTTTGTCCTTAAACCCCAAAGGGAGGGTGGAG GGAATAATATTTATGGTGATAATCTCCATGAAACATTGGTTCGTCTGCGAAAGGATGGAGGAAATGAGCTTGCAGCATTCATCCTAATGCAAAGGATATTTCCACCAGCATCACCCTGCTATCTTGTTCGCGAGGGTACATGTGCCAAGGAAAACGCAGTTTCTGAATTTGGGGTTTTTGGAGCCTATCTGCG GAACAAAGACAAGGTAATCATAAATGACCAGTGTGGTTATTTGATGAGAACAAAGGCAGCTACACTAAATGAAGGTGGTGTGGTTTCTGGATATGCTTTTTTGAACAGCATCTTCTTGACATGA